In one Nicotiana tomentosiformis chromosome 6, ASM39032v3, whole genome shotgun sequence genomic region, the following are encoded:
- the LOC104097669 gene encoding transcription factor IBH1-like 1, with translation MRNPISVKQEFLKKWIQGLKAYNGTKKEMSIMERKKAIKLSADVAMASTRNSKTTYWSHALIANASEDDNNKFIVTHILGDDDSERIKKASIMRLAMSQKSFRSKKILKKSCSISRKTKQMAPRIGLARCMARRLVKKRTQVLKTLVPGGEYMDNDMSLIKETLDYILSLRVQVDVMRHLANATDQLSRTKT, from the coding sequence ATGCGGAATCCTATTTCAGTCAAGCAAGAATTTCTCAAGAAATGGATACAAGGACTTAAAGCATACAATGGTACAAAGAAAGAAATGAGCATAATGGAGAGAAAGAAAGCTATAAAGCTATCAGCAGATGTGGCCATGGCTTCCACAAGAAACTCAAAAACAACATATTGGAGTCATGCCCTTATCGCCAATGCTTCAGAAGATGACAATAACAAGTTCATTGTTACCCATATCCTCGGCGACGACGACTCTGAAAGAATAAAAAAAGCTTCAATAATGAGGCTGGCCATGTCACAGAAGAGCTTCAGAAGCAAGAAAATCCTCAAGAAAAGCTGCAGCATATCAAGAAAAACTAAACAAATGGCTCCCCGAATTGGTTTAGCTCGTTGTATGGCAAGAAGACTAGTGAAGAAGAGAACACAAGTTCTTAAAACACTTGTCCCTGGAGGAGAATACATGGATAATGATATGTCTTTGATCAAAGAAACCCTAGATTATATCCTTTCACTAAGAGTTCAAGTTGATGTTATGAGGCATCTTGCTAATGCTACTGATCAGCTCTCTCGTACCAAAACATAA